One window of the Anaeromyxobacter dehalogenans 2CP-C genome contains the following:
- a CDS encoding BatA domain-containing protein codes for MNLGFGNPALLWGLLAAAIPLLVHLFFRRRPRPTPFPAIDFVLRARRETQRRLRLKKVLLFTARTLLLAAIAAAIARPRAEQPGEAAQAAARGPRATAIVLDASGSMRYRLGNRPLFDRARADALGALAALAPEEPATAVVCGAGAPQAEAPSFDRAAVRRVLERAQASAAYSDLSACVGAALRALVSAKAQEGLPKRVVVATDLAASAWRLDGPAPAVEGPQGAVRPEVSVLDAARGAALPNHAVVGLEAEPDPAAGPRGYRVTALLANHAAAPLKDAPLLLTVGTGPAAKTPIRAFTEVPAGGATRKSLLHAFAEGGPAVVQVSLPEDGLPDDDARALTLVVPREVRALVVDGAPSPVKYRDEAYFVESALASPASPVRPTLVDAEAFPRTDLSKFDVVFLLNVRTLGGKAQELSRFVEAGGGLFVSLGDQVDPELYGRELGPLLPMPLHVEKTAGARGDPAGALRAARFAEVAWDHPALSIFTGDAREGLLGVRTARYMLAKPGARGAAPQVLMTFDDGAPALVEARRGRGRVLLFTSSADRDWTDWPIRTSFLPAMQRFAGYLAGALEERREPPSVVGARRKLRLGQGEALVALVGPDGRERPRAELEREGLTEEKPGVLELSPGEPGLWQVKIAAGGQQRVEPRLAFAVAFDPRESDTRRLEPSELTAWFGGAAHARVDGDARGAGERQLPLWSILLALGVAAFFLEGLLLA; via the coding sequence GTGAACCTCGGCTTCGGGAACCCGGCGCTGCTCTGGGGGCTGCTCGCCGCGGCCATCCCGCTCCTCGTGCACCTGTTCTTCCGCCGGCGCCCGCGGCCCACGCCGTTCCCCGCCATCGACTTCGTGCTCCGCGCGCGCCGCGAGACGCAGCGGCGGCTGCGCCTGAAGAAGGTGCTGCTGTTCACCGCGCGCACGCTGCTCCTCGCCGCCATCGCCGCCGCGATCGCGCGGCCGCGCGCCGAGCAGCCGGGCGAGGCCGCCCAGGCGGCGGCCCGCGGCCCGCGCGCCACCGCCATCGTGCTCGACGCCTCCGGGTCGATGCGCTACCGGCTCGGCAACCGCCCGCTGTTCGACCGCGCCCGCGCCGACGCGCTCGGCGCGCTCGCCGCGCTCGCGCCGGAGGAGCCGGCCACCGCGGTGGTGTGCGGGGCCGGCGCGCCGCAGGCCGAGGCGCCCTCGTTCGACCGGGCCGCGGTGCGCCGGGTGCTGGAGCGCGCGCAGGCGAGCGCGGCCTACTCCGACCTGAGCGCCTGCGTGGGCGCGGCGCTCCGCGCGCTCGTCTCCGCGAAGGCGCAGGAGGGGCTGCCGAAGCGCGTGGTGGTCGCGACCGACCTCGCCGCCTCGGCCTGGCGGCTCGACGGGCCGGCGCCGGCGGTGGAGGGGCCGCAGGGCGCGGTGCGCCCGGAGGTGAGCGTGCTCGACGCCGCCCGCGGCGCGGCGCTGCCGAACCACGCGGTGGTGGGGCTCGAGGCCGAGCCGGATCCGGCCGCCGGCCCGCGCGGCTACCGCGTCACCGCGCTCCTCGCGAACCACGCCGCCGCGCCGCTGAAGGACGCGCCGCTCCTGCTCACGGTCGGCACCGGCCCCGCCGCGAAGACGCCCATCCGCGCGTTCACCGAGGTGCCCGCGGGCGGCGCCACCCGCAAGTCGCTGCTGCACGCGTTCGCCGAGGGCGGGCCGGCGGTGGTGCAGGTGAGCCTGCCCGAGGACGGGCTGCCCGACGACGACGCCCGCGCGCTCACGCTGGTGGTGCCGCGCGAGGTGCGGGCGCTGGTGGTGGACGGCGCGCCCTCGCCGGTGAAGTACCGCGACGAGGCGTACTTCGTGGAGTCGGCGCTCGCCTCGCCCGCCTCGCCGGTGCGCCCCACGCTGGTGGACGCCGAGGCGTTCCCGCGCACCGACCTCTCCAAGTTCGACGTGGTGTTCCTGCTCAACGTCCGCACGCTCGGGGGCAAGGCCCAGGAGCTCTCCCGCTTCGTCGAGGCGGGCGGCGGGCTGTTCGTGTCGCTCGGCGACCAGGTGGATCCGGAGCTGTACGGCCGCGAGCTCGGGCCGCTGCTCCCCATGCCGCTCCACGTGGAGAAGACCGCCGGCGCCCGCGGCGATCCGGCCGGCGCGCTCCGCGCGGCCCGCTTTGCCGAGGTGGCCTGGGACCACCCGGCGCTCTCGATCTTCACCGGCGACGCGCGCGAGGGGCTGCTCGGGGTCCGGACCGCCCGCTACATGCTCGCGAAGCCCGGGGCCCGCGGCGCCGCGCCGCAGGTGCTCATGACGTTCGACGACGGCGCGCCGGCGCTCGTCGAGGCGCGGCGCGGCCGCGGGCGCGTGCTCCTGTTCACCTCCAGCGCCGACCGCGACTGGACCGACTGGCCCATCCGCACCAGCTTCCTCCCCGCCATGCAGCGCTTCGCCGGCTACCTCGCCGGCGCGCTGGAGGAGCGGCGCGAGCCGCCGAGCGTGGTGGGCGCGCGGCGGAAGCTCCGGCTCGGCCAGGGCGAGGCGCTCGTGGCGCTCGTCGGGCCGGACGGGCGCGAGCGGCCCCGCGCCGAGCTGGAGCGCGAGGGGCTCACCGAGGAGAAGCCGGGCGTGCTGGAGCTGTCGCCGGGCGAGCCCGGCCTCTGGCAGGTGAAGATCGCGGCCGGCGGGCAGCAGCGCGTCGAGCCGCGGCTCGCGTTCGCGGTGGCGTTCGACCCCCGCGAGTCGGACACCCGCCGGCTCGAGCCCTCCGAGCTGACCGCCTGGTTCGGCGGCGCCGCGCACGCCCGGGTGGACGGCGACGCGCGCGGCGCGGGCGAGCGCCAGCTCCCGCTCTGGTCGATCCTGCTCGCCCTGGGGGTGGCGGCGTTCTTCCTGGAGGGGCTGTTGCTGGCGTGA